In a genomic window of Mustela nigripes isolate SB6536 chromosome 8, MUSNIG.SB6536, whole genome shotgun sequence:
- the RPLP0 gene encoding large ribosomal subunit protein uL10, translated as MPREDRATWKSNYFLKIIQLLDDYPKCFIVGADNVGSKQMQQIRMSLRGKAVVLMGKNTMMRKAIRGHLENNPALEKLLPHIRGNVGFVFTKEDLTEIRDMLLANKVPAAARAGAIAPCEVTVPAQNTGLGPEKTSFFQALGITTKISRGTIEILSDVQLIKTGDKVGASEATLLNMLNISPFSFGLIIQQVFDNGSIYNPEVLDITEETLHSRFLEGVRNVASVCLQIGYPTVASVPHSIINGYKRVLALSVETDYTFPLAEKVKAFLADPSAFVAAAPVAAATTAAPAAAAAPAKVEAKEESEESDEDMGFGLFD; from the exons ATGCCCAGGGAAGACAGGGCGACCTGGAAGTCCAACTACTTCCTTAAGATTATC CAACTTTTGGATGATTATCCAAAATGCTTCATTGTGGGAGCAGACAATGTGGGTTCAAAGCAGATGCAGCAGATCCGCATGTCCCTCCGTGGAAAGGCTGTCGTGCTGATGGGCAAGAACACCATGATGCGCAAGGCCATCCGAGGGCATCTGGAGAACAACCCAGCTCTGGAAAA ACTGTTACCTCATATCCGGGGGAATGTGGGCTTTGTGTTCACCAAGGAGGACCTCACTGAGATCAGGGACATGCTGCTGGCCAATAAG GTGCCGGCTGCTGCCCGTGCTGGTGCCATAGCCCCATGTGAGGTCACTGTGCCAGCCCAGAACACTGGTCTGGGGCCCGAGAAGACCTCCTTCTTCCAGGCTTTAGGCATCACCACTAAAATCTCCAGAGGAACCATTGAAATCCTG AGTGATGTGCAGCTGATTAAGACCGGAGACAAAGTGGGAGCCAGCGAAGCCACACTGCTGAACATGCTGAAcatctcccccttctcctttgGGCTGATCATCCAGCAGGTGTTTGACAATGGCAGCATCTACAACCCTGAAGTGCTTGACATCACAGAGGAAACTTTGCATTCTCGCTTCCTGGAG gGTGTCCGCAATGTTGCCAGCGTCTGTCTGCAGATAGGTTACCCAACTGTTGCATCAGTGCCCCATTCTATCATCAATGGATACAAGCGGGTCCTGGCTTTGTCTGTGGAGACTGATTACACCTTCCCACTTGCTGAAAAG GTCAAGGCCTTCTTGGCTGATCCATCTGCATTTGTGGCTGCTGCCCCTGTGGCCGCTGCCACCACTGCTgcacctgctgctgctgcagccCCAGCCAAGGTTGAAGCAAAGGAAGAGTCGGAGGAGTCGGATGAGGATATGGGATTTGGTCTCTTCGACTAA